One segment of Candidatus Zixiibacteriota bacterium DNA contains the following:
- a CDS encoding NAD-dependent deacylase, producing the protein MERLKKAKKVAVLTGAGISAESGVPTFRGKEGLWSKFRPEELATVEAFMSNPKLVWEWYLHRREIMNKVSPNAAHYALVEMEKFYPDFTLITQNVDGLHRRAGSQKVLEVHGNITKNKCFECGEPYEGEISLEGGNLPRCDCGGRIRPDVVWFGEMLPERALSDAFEASSRAELFFSIGTSALVHPAAAMPLTARRHRAYLVEINLEPTPLTEYADFALQGKSGEILPQLVEIFKK; encoded by the coding sequence ATGGAGCGCCTGAAAAAGGCGAAGAAGGTGGCGGTTTTGACCGGGGCCGGGATATCGGCGGAATCGGGGGTGCCGACTTTTCGTGGCAAGGAGGGACTCTGGTCGAAATTTCGTCCCGAGGAACTGGCGACGGTGGAAGCGTTTATGAGCAATCCCAAGCTGGTCTGGGAGTGGTATTTGCATCGGCGGGAGATTATGAATAAAGTATCGCCGAACGCCGCGCATTACGCCCTGGTGGAAATGGAGAAATTTTATCCTGATTTCACATTGATTACGCAAAATGTGGATGGCTTGCACCGAAGAGCCGGCTCGCAGAAGGTTCTGGAAGTGCACGGGAATATAACTAAGAATAAATGTTTTGAATGCGGCGAGCCGTATGAAGGGGAGATAAGTCTCGAAGGCGGGAATCTTCCCCGGTGCGATTGCGGCGGCCGTATTCGCCCGGATGTGGTCTGGTTCGGGGAGATGCTTCCGGAGCGGGCATTAAGCGATGCTTTTGAGGCGTCATCGCGGGCGGAACTGTTTTTCTCTATCGGCACCTCGGCGCTGGTGCACCCGGCGGCGGCTATGCCGTTGACGGCAAGACGTCACCGGGCATATCTGGTGGAGATAAACCTGGAGCCGACTCCGCTGACCGAGTACGCCGATTTTGCCCTGCAGGGAAAATCGGGGGAGATTCTTCCTCAGTTAGTTGAGATATTCAAGAAATGA